GCGCCTGTGCAGACGCGTCAGCGTCATGGACGCCGGCGACGCAACGCCGTCCCGCACTTCGCTGTTTACAGCACGCGCCATCTCGTATATGGTCATCCAGGGTGCGGTCGCACCCGTGTGCGGGCGCCGTGCCGTGAGTCGTGTGCGCCTCTGAAGAGAAACACACCCCGGATCGTGAGCAGGGGCAGAGCTCCGCCCAGGGAGGGCATGTTATGAAGATCCTCGACTTCGACTTCACGCCGAAGAAGCTTATCGCAAACCCGAGCGACGCCGAGTTGCGGGAGATGTGCTTGCGCCAGGATGGCAAGATCACCCAGTTCGGCAACATCGCCGTCATCTCGCGTGTGCGCAACCGCAGCGCCAAGTTCACCGAGGTCATCTGGGACAAGCTCGACGCCGACGATCGCGAGACGCTCACCGAGGCGTTCCGTGCGATCGAAGAGAAGACCATCATCCAGCTCGATAAGACGATGTGCACGGACAAGCGGTTCAAGAAGGCATGCCGCCTGTACGTCGACGCCAAGTTCGCTCGGCTGCCGCTCATGTGGGGCAGCACGCTGTTTGCAGGCGAGGACGGCGAGCCCGACTTCATCACCATCGCCCTGCCCGACTGGCGCGAGCGCCGGGTCTATGTTTTCCCCGACCGCGGCATCACCATCGTGCTCGGCAGCGACTACAAGGGCGAGATCAAGAAAAGCATGCTGCGCCAGATCATGTATACGGTCAAACAGCAGAACTGCCTTGGCCTGCACGCCGGGAGCAAGATCCTGCGCATTAGGAAGGGCGGCGACGGCGCCGATGCACGCCGTCTCCACGACGTCGGCTTTCTTTTCTTCGGCCTGAGCGGCACGGGCAAAACCTCGCTCTCGTGCCATCACCACTGGCTGCGCTGGCCCGAGGGCGTGGTGATCCGCCAGGACGACGTGGTTATTCTCGAGCCGACTGGCCGCGCCGCCGGCACCGAGGCGTGTTACTACATCAAGACCGAGGGGCTGCGACCCGACGACCAGCCGCTGCTGTACGCGGCCGCCATTTCGCCGCGCGCCATCCTCGAGAACGTCCAGGTTTCCGGCGAGAACAACGTTGTCAACTTCGACGACGCGTCGCTCACCTCGAACGGCCGCGCCATGGTCAACCGGCACGACATCGCGTTCACCGACGGGTCTGTTGACCTCGACGCCGTGCATAACCTGGTCTTTATCACGCGCCACTTCCACATCGTGCCGCCCGTGATGAAGCTCTCGCCTGAGTGGGGCGCCGCCGCCTTCATGCTTGGCGAGTCAGTCGAGACCTCCGCGGGCGATCCGACCCAAGCCGGCAAGTCCAAGCGCGTCGTTGGCACCAACCCGTTCATCGTCGGCAGCGAGGCCGACGAGGGCAACATCTTCCTCGACATCCTCCGGAAGAATCCCGGCATGCAGTGCTACCTGCTCAACACCGGCTGGGTCGGCGGCGAGCACCGCGGCGTCAAGATCAGCGTCAAGGACAGCGCCCGCATCATCGAGATGATCGCGCGCGGCACGATCACCTGGAAACCCGACGAGTTCTGGGGCTTCGAAGTCCCCGAAGAAGTCCCCGGCCTCGACATGAGCCGCTTCGACCCGAGGAACTTCTACGCCCAAGACGAGATCGATCGTGCCAGCCGCGAACTTCGGGATGAACGCCGCCAATGGGTCGCGGGCTTCAAGGACCTCGACCAGAGCGTCGTCAACGTGTTCGCCAAGTAGCGCGCGGGCAACCTAATGTCGTAGGGCGGAGGCCGCCGTGGCCGCCGTGTTCTTTCCGTACGCGCAGTTCGATCCTGCCGCCTGCGTGTTCGTGATAGCCTCGGCGAAGGCAGAAGCCCGGCAAGGCGGTCACGTGGGTAGCCACAGGCGTAAGGGTGTGTTGGAGAATCGCGCACCGGGCCCTCTCGGGCCTGCCCAGAGGGCGCGACACCTCCACCTGTTGCCCCTCCCGGGGGGGGCAACAGGATTGCAGAAGCCGCGCCTGTGGCCTCACCCCCTCGGCAAATCGCCTTCGCCTTGGGCCGGCGGGAGAGTTCTCGGCGCGTGAAGCGGCTGTCGGCCGCACTCAGGAGCAATGGAAGAAGTCGTCGACGAGTTTCCGGATCTCCTCGCCCTTGCCGTAGAAGCGTTCGCTCAGATCTTCGTCCCCGTAGGCCTTGAGGATCCTGGCCAGACCGTCGATCACGATGGGGGAGAACACTCCGTTGCGCTCGTAGATGGCCCGGTCCTTAAGCAGGCGCTCGGCCGATTCCCAGCACGACGTGGGCAGTTGCGGCAGCCTGGCCTGGATCTCCTTGTGCTCGGGCGCGAAGATGTTGACGTCAACGTAGAGATCGCGCGCGTAGTCGAGCGCGTTCTCCATCTCGAGGCCGTGTCCGGCGGCCACGGCGAGCCCGGCGAGCAGGAAGTGGATGTTGGCCGAGCCGTCCGGGCAGCGGAACTCGACCGTCTGACTTTGGCTCAGGTCGCCGACGTCGGACTGCTCCAGGGGATTGGCGTCCTGGATCATGTTGCCGATATGTGTCCATCCCAGCGGCACGCGCACGAGGACCGAGCGGTTGCGGTCGCCCCAGCAGATGTTCGTGGGCGCTTCCTGATGCGGCACGAGCCGGAGGAACGAAGTCGGCACCGTGTTGCCGAAGGCTGTGAGCGACGGGGCAAGCCGGAGGTAGCCGGCGATGGCCTTCCGGGCCGCGTCGCTCAACCCGCCCTTGTCGACCATCATGTTGCGCCCGTCCTTGACGAGCCGCGTGTGGATATGCAGTCCGCTGCCGGCGTGGCCGACCACGATCTTGGGCGCGAAGCTGATCACGACGCCGTATCGGTTGCCGAGCATTCTCAGGACCCACTTGGCAATCACGATCTGGTCCGCGGCGTCCTCGAGCGGCACGGGCATGAACTCGATCTCGTGTTGCTCCATCGTTCCGTCGTCGCCGCGGATGTTGCCGACCTCGGAATGACCGTACTTGATCTGGCCGCCTGCCTGGGCGATCGCCTGCATCGCCTCGTACCGCAGGTTCTCCCAGTGCGAGAAGGGGGCTGATTCCTGGTACCCCTTCTGTGCCGGTGTGGGGTAGGGGCCCGTCGAGCTGTGCACCACGTAGTACTCGAGCTCGCCCATCGCCTCCAGGCTCATCCCCGTGCCGGCTTTGAGCGCCTCGTGTGCCTTATGGACCGTGTACTCGGGCGCACTCGGCAGGGGCGTGCCGTCCTTCGTGTAGTACGAGCAGAGGATGTCCACGGTCGGGATCGTGGCGAACGGGCTGACGTATGCGGTCCTGTACCGCGGCAGGACGTAGAGGTCGCTCGACGCCGCGTCGATGTACGAGAAGAGGCTCGATCCGTCCACGCGCTCGCCCGCCGACAGCAGCCGGTCGAGCTGAGGCTTGCCGGTGATGATGAAGTTCAGCGTTTTGAGCCGCCCGTCGCCCGCCACGTACCGGAAGTTGACCGACTGAATGTCGTTCTTCTCGATGAAGTCGATCAGGTCAACCTTGGTGAACTCCTCCGCCGGCTTGCCGACGTGCTGAACGATCTTGTTTGGATTCAGGGCAACGCGTTCGTTCTTCACGGTTTCTCCTCTCTCGGCCTGGATGATCCGGCAGAAGCTGGGACCGCACACGCCCTCATCGGGAATCCTGCCCCTCGCGCCGCATACTAGGCGAGCGAGCCGAGCGTGTCAAACAAAGGGTAATGCGCGGCCGGCAGACGAGGCCGAAGTTCACGCACGCCGCCCCGCGTAGCGCGCTCGTCGGGCAACGCACGCGATCGAAGCTACACCTTCGGCAGGTCGCCTTCGCCTTTGGTCGGGAGGAAGGTGCCGCCCATGAGGTGGATGTCGACGGCGCGGGCGCATTCGCGGCCCTCAGAGATGGCCCAGACGACGAGCGACTGGCCCATATGCGCGTCGCCGGCGGCAAAGATGTCGGGGACGTTGGTCGCGTAGTTCGCGCCGGTCTTGACGTTGCCGCGCGTGTCGAGCTCGATGCCGAGCTCTCTTCGGAGATTGCCCGGATCCGGCCCGGCAAACCCGAGCGCCAGCAGAACGAGGTTGGCGGGCCATTCGCGTTCGCTCGCGGGGATTTCGGTCATTTCGGTCCACGCACCCTCGACGAGCTTGAACTCGACGTTGACCGTGCGCAAGGCGCTCACGCGGCCGTCCTTCCCGGCGAATTCCTTGGTCAGGACCGACCACTCGCGCTGCACGCCCTCTTCGTGCGACGAGCCGGTCCGCAGCCGCATCGGCCAGTACGGCCACGGTTGATGCACCGGCCGATCGAGCGGCGGCTTGGGCAGCAGCTCGAACAGCGTCACCGACTTGGCGCCCTGGCGG
This is a stretch of genomic DNA from Verrucomicrobiota bacterium. It encodes these proteins:
- a CDS encoding phosphoenolpyruvate carboxykinase, which gives rise to MKILDFDFTPKKLIANPSDAELREMCLRQDGKITQFGNIAVISRVRNRSAKFTEVIWDKLDADDRETLTEAFRAIEEKTIIQLDKTMCTDKRFKKACRLYVDAKFARLPLMWGSTLFAGEDGEPDFITIALPDWRERRVYVFPDRGITIVLGSDYKGEIKKSMLRQIMYTVKQQNCLGLHAGSKILRIRKGGDGADARRLHDVGFLFFGLSGTGKTSLSCHHHWLRWPEGVVIRQDDVVILEPTGRAAGTEACYYIKTEGLRPDDQPLLYAAAISPRAILENVQVSGENNVVNFDDASLTSNGRAMVNRHDIAFTDGSVDLDAVHNLVFITRHFHIVPPVMKLSPEWGAAAFMLGESVETSAGDPTQAGKSKRVVGTNPFIVGSEADEGNIFLDILRKNPGMQCYLLNTGWVGGEHRGVKISVKDSARIIEMIARGTITWKPDEFWGFEVPEEVPGLDMSRFDPRNFYAQDEIDRASRELRDERRQWVAGFKDLDQSVVNVFAK
- a CDS encoding glutamine synthetase, coding for MKNERVALNPNKIVQHVGKPAEEFTKVDLIDFIEKNDIQSVNFRYVAGDGRLKTLNFIITGKPQLDRLLSAGERVDGSSLFSYIDAASSDLYVLPRYRTAYVSPFATIPTVDILCSYYTKDGTPLPSAPEYTVHKAHEALKAGTGMSLEAMGELEYYVVHSSTGPYPTPAQKGYQESAPFSHWENLRYEAMQAIAQAGGQIKYGHSEVGNIRGDDGTMEQHEIEFMPVPLEDAADQIVIAKWVLRMLGNRYGVVISFAPKIVVGHAGSGLHIHTRLVKDGRNMMVDKGGLSDAARKAIAGYLRLAPSLTAFGNTVPTSFLRLVPHQEAPTNICWGDRNRSVLVRVPLGWTHIGNMIQDANPLEQSDVGDLSQSQTVEFRCPDGSANIHFLLAGLAVAAGHGLEMENALDYARDLYVDVNIFAPEHKEIQARLPQLPTSCWESAERLLKDRAIYERNGVFSPIVIDGLARILKAYGDEDLSERFYGKGEEIRKLVDDFFHCS